The Mesorhizobium koreense genome includes a window with the following:
- a CDS encoding IclR family transcriptional regulator translates to MTLQDIAAAAQIPVSSAHRITNTLLDVGYLEAAPNNKVYLIGPRLRRLLNLSFGDAPIDKVASPLLAELANKLQEVAFICRLVGGVIKLEAFAFPQEAPSSLIHPGYEFPFHATASGKAMLAFQNEDFISDVLSEDIPRYQAETTVDREEIRRQLDAVRLRGYAVNDMEFDPGVFALAAPVTFEHGNVFLTVGIVGMSTRMHGRFEEAEMASLTKSAAAKLSHLLSSHR, encoded by the coding sequence TTGACGCTTCAGGACATTGCCGCCGCCGCGCAGATTCCGGTCTCGTCGGCGCACAGGATCACCAACACCTTGCTTGATGTCGGGTATCTCGAGGCCGCGCCCAACAACAAGGTCTACCTCATCGGCCCGCGCCTGCGGCGGCTGCTCAATTTAAGTTTCGGGGATGCACCGATCGACAAGGTCGCCTCGCCGCTCCTGGCTGAACTGGCCAACAAGCTCCAGGAGGTCGCCTTCATCTGCCGGCTGGTCGGCGGGGTGATCAAACTGGAGGCATTCGCCTTTCCGCAGGAAGCCCCATCGTCACTGATCCATCCAGGCTACGAATTTCCCTTCCACGCGACGGCGAGCGGGAAAGCCATGCTGGCCTTCCAGAATGAAGACTTCATTTCCGACGTGCTGAGTGAGGATATCCCCCGCTACCAGGCCGAGACTACCGTCGATCGCGAAGAAATCCGGCGTCAGCTCGATGCGGTCAGGTTGCGCGGTTACGCTGTGAACGACATGGAGTTCGACCCGGGCGTGTTCGCGCTCGCGGCCCCTGTTACCTTCGAACATGGGAATGTGTTCCTCACCGTCGGCATCGTCGGCATGAGCACCAGGATGCATGGTCGGTTCGAGGAGGCGGAGATGGCCAGTCTGACGAAGTCGGCGGCCGCCAAACTGTCTCACCTCCTCTCGAGCCATCGATAG
- a CDS encoding nuclear transport factor 2 family protein, with the protein MTDNSSQEDVRSAVQAYLDALYFGDVDRFRSVFHPRAQLYSATEGTLVNLTVDAYMDLVAGRPSPKGKGDVRQDEIVSVTIASPTTAHARVKDIYLPKRFVDDLTFVLIDGRWQIVSKVWHFEI; encoded by the coding sequence ATGACCGACAATTCGAGTCAGGAGGACGTCCGATCGGCCGTGCAGGCATATCTGGACGCGCTCTATTTCGGTGACGTTGACCGTTTTCGTTCGGTCTTTCATCCCAGAGCGCAGCTCTATTCCGCTACCGAGGGAACGCTCGTAAATCTGACTGTCGACGCGTACATGGACCTTGTTGCCGGACGGCCCTCGCCCAAGGGGAAAGGCGACGTTCGCCAGGACGAGATTGTCTCGGTTACTATTGCCAGCCCAACGACCGCTCATGCCCGGGTCAAGGACATCTACCTGCCGAAGAGGTTCGTCGACGACCTGACCTTCGTCCTCATCGACGGCAGATGGCAGATCGTTTCGAAGGTGTGGCACTTCGAAATTTAG
- a CDS encoding sulfatase-like hydrolase/transferase — protein sequence MDGKNLILFMSDEHTRSALGCYGSEIVQTPNLDKLAARGTRFATAYSNSPLCVPSRASLSTGRYVHEIRCWDNGHPWDGTEPGWSHRLRETGHKTVSIGKLHFRHVDDDNGFDEEILPMHVRFGVGDLIGMLRKNKTTYPSTKTSAKQGQEVVSGPAMMAKAAGGGDSNHIDYDRRITAAALDWINSQKERNADRPWMLFVSFVSPHFPLIAPQEFYDLYPHDKIPMPKQYGQDERPNHPTVVANREIWNYDDYFDEAKVRRARAGYYGLCTFLDHNIGLVLNALEESGQADDTRIVYASDHGDHLGDRGIWSCSTLYEESIGVPLIIAGADIPQGKVINEPVSLVDLYPTIVDALGEKIPANGITYPGKSLFDVANGLPVKRTVFSEYHAGGSITGSFMIREGKWKYIYHVGFAPQLFDLDADPDEANDLGESAEHAEIRAKCEALLREIVDPERANQQAFDDQEATVERHGGVEAVIRRGHYPEHAMDRVLGVEN from the coding sequence GTGGACGGAAAAAACCTCATTCTCTTTATGTCGGACGAGCATACCCGCAGCGCCCTGGGCTGTTACGGGAGCGAGATCGTCCAGACCCCGAATCTCGACAAGCTTGCGGCACGTGGCACGCGCTTCGCGACGGCCTATTCCAATTCGCCCCTGTGCGTTCCGTCCCGGGCGAGTTTGTCGACCGGGCGGTATGTCCATGAAATCCGCTGCTGGGACAACGGGCATCCGTGGGACGGCACCGAACCCGGCTGGAGCCACCGGTTGCGCGAGACCGGGCATAAGACGGTCTCGATCGGCAAGCTGCATTTCCGGCACGTCGACGACGACAACGGCTTTGACGAAGAGATCCTCCCCATGCACGTCCGGTTCGGCGTTGGCGACCTGATCGGAATGCTTCGTAAGAACAAGACCACCTATCCGAGCACAAAAACCTCCGCAAAGCAGGGGCAGGAAGTGGTTAGCGGCCCGGCCATGATGGCCAAAGCGGCCGGCGGTGGTGATAGCAATCACATCGACTACGACCGGCGGATCACAGCCGCCGCGCTTGATTGGATCAATTCGCAAAAAGAACGGAATGCCGACAGGCCCTGGATGCTATTTGTCTCGTTCGTCTCGCCGCATTTCCCGCTGATCGCGCCGCAGGAGTTCTATGACCTCTATCCTCACGACAAAATCCCGATGCCCAAGCAGTATGGGCAGGACGAGCGGCCAAACCACCCGACAGTCGTGGCCAATCGCGAGATCTGGAATTACGACGATTATTTCGACGAGGCGAAGGTGCGCCGCGCGCGCGCCGGATACTATGGTCTGTGCACGTTTCTCGATCACAACATCGGGCTGGTTCTGAATGCGCTTGAGGAAAGCGGCCAGGCCGACGATACGCGAATTGTCTATGCCAGCGACCACGGCGACCATTTGGGCGACCGAGGCATCTGGAGTTGCTCGACGCTTTATGAGGAATCCATCGGCGTACCGCTCATCATTGCCGGGGCGGACATTCCGCAAGGAAAGGTGATAAACGAGCCCGTTTCGCTCGTGGATCTTTATCCTACGATCGTCGACGCCCTGGGGGAAAAGATACCTGCGAACGGCATCACGTATCCCGGTAAATCCCTTTTTGATGTTGCGAACGGGTTGCCGGTAAAGCGGACGGTATTTAGCGAATACCATGCCGGGGGGTCGATCACCGGCAGTTTCATGATCCGCGAGGGAAAGTGGAAGTACATTTATCACGTTGGTTTCGCCCCTCAGCTATTTGATCTGGATGCCGATCCGGATGAGGCGAATGACTTGGGCGAAAGCGCGGAACACGCCGAAATCCGGGCGAAGTGTGAGGCGCTCTTACGTGAAATCGTCGATCCCGAGCGCGCCAATCAGCAGGCATTTGACGACCAGGAGGCCACCGTCGAACGACATGGCGGTGTTGAAGCCGTGATCCGAAGGGGCCATTACCCTGAGCATGCAATGGACAGGGTCCTGGGCGTCGAGAACTGA
- a CDS encoding NAD-dependent succinate-semialdehyde dehydrogenase encodes MSVPFLTSRLKDPALLADKAFIAGKWVSADDGKTFDVFNPSTRERIGSVPDLDAAEVMRAIEHAHSAQKRWAKLPAKVRSAYLRRFYDLIVANVDDLAVILTAEMGKPLHEARAEILYGAAYVEWFAEEAKRLNGDVIPAHQADKRILVLKKPVGVVGAITPWNFPSAMLARKLAPALAAGCAMVAKPAEQTPLSALALAVLAERTDMPAGVVNVLTSTDAAVVGTTFCRSKLVRKISFTGSTGVGRLLMRQGADQIKKLSLELGGNAPFIVFDDADIDAAVEGAVAAKFRNAGQTCVCANRIYVQSGVYQEFAEKLAVRVSDLKVGDGFADSTEIGPLIDENAVRKVSEHLRNALALGARITVGGSVAEQGGRFFLPTVLVGATPEMKVAKEETFGPLAPLFSFETEDDVIAMANDTEFGLAGYFYSRDIGRIFRVAEELETGMVGVNTGLISTEVAPFGGVKQSGLGREGSKYGADDYVDLKYICLQV; translated from the coding sequence ATGTCGGTGCCCTTTCTTACATCGAGATTGAAAGATCCGGCTCTTCTTGCCGACAAAGCCTTTATTGCTGGGAAGTGGGTTTCGGCCGACGACGGTAAGACCTTCGATGTTTTCAACCCCTCGACCAGAGAGCGGATTGGCTCCGTCCCCGACCTTGATGCGGCGGAAGTTATGCGAGCGATCGAGCACGCTCACTCTGCCCAAAAGCGATGGGCGAAACTGCCGGCGAAGGTACGTTCTGCATATCTTCGCCGGTTCTATGATCTCATCGTTGCGAACGTCGACGATCTCGCCGTCATCCTGACCGCCGAAATGGGCAAGCCACTTCATGAGGCTCGTGCGGAAATTCTCTACGGTGCGGCCTATGTTGAATGGTTCGCGGAGGAGGCAAAACGGCTGAACGGTGATGTGATCCCAGCGCATCAGGCCGACAAGCGTATCCTCGTGCTCAAAAAGCCTGTCGGTGTCGTCGGTGCGATTACGCCTTGGAATTTTCCCAGCGCGATGCTCGCTCGAAAGCTTGCTCCCGCGCTCGCCGCAGGCTGCGCCATGGTTGCAAAACCCGCCGAGCAAACTCCGCTGTCGGCGTTGGCACTCGCCGTCCTTGCTGAACGTACGGACATGCCGGCCGGTGTTGTCAACGTGTTGACGTCGACGGACGCGGCCGTGGTCGGAACCACCTTCTGTCGGAGCAAGCTCGTTCGCAAAATATCCTTCACGGGGTCGACCGGCGTTGGCCGCCTTTTGATGCGTCAGGGAGCCGACCAGATCAAGAAGCTCAGCCTCGAACTGGGCGGCAACGCGCCGTTCATCGTCTTTGACGATGCGGATATCGACGCGGCCGTCGAAGGCGCAGTGGCGGCGAAGTTCAGGAATGCCGGCCAGACCTGTGTCTGCGCCAACCGCATCTACGTGCAATCGGGCGTATACCAGGAGTTCGCCGAGAAGCTCGCCGTCCGTGTGAGTGACCTCAAGGTGGGCGACGGCTTTGCCGATAGTACGGAAATCGGTCCGCTCATCGACGAAAACGCCGTCCGGAAGGTCAGTGAACACCTTCGGAATGCGCTTGCCTTGGGCGCGCGGATCACGGTCGGTGGCTCTGTCGCCGAACAAGGTGGTCGATTTTTCCTCCCGACCGTTCTCGTCGGCGCCACACCGGAAATGAAAGTTGCCAAGGAAGAAACATTCGGCCCGCTGGCGCCGCTGTTCTCTTTCGAGACCGAGGACGACGTGATTGCGATGGCGAACGATACCGAGTTCGGCCTGGCCGGATATTTCTATTCACGCGACATCGGACGAATCTTCCGGGTGGCCGAGGAGCTGGAAACCGGAATGGTCGGGGTCAACACCGGTCTCATCTCCACCGAAGTCGCGCCGTTCGGCGGTGTCAAGCAGTCGGGATTGGGACGAGAAGGCTCGAAGTACGGAGCGGACGACTACGTCGACCTGAAGTACATCTGCCTGCAGGTGTGA
- a CDS encoding aminotransferase class III-fold pyridoxal phosphate-dependent enzyme, which translates to MSRLLQTGLNAGKDPVIKVVDGEGVYFILADGRRLIDGSNTGGPLGHKHPVMVEAMIKAASNPVINEGWFWAEREAAAEDLIDIAFGEEKSWVGAVRFFLSGSEANDLALTFSQALTGRTELAARERAYHGMAGLARQMTVQPHWHGGLAIQGGGSKLVPAQVPVRILPGPINARYGGVGDNRPLAERLAGAEEALASVAATIIDYTQGGIYYDPDYQDYVARAARKAGSLWIADEVVTGLGRSGRWFAFQGGETRPDIVTLGKCLAGGSAPAGAVVMSKDIVDEMKDKSWQTYSTFRAHPSAVAAIRAYLSVMKDGAIIRRVKTLEGKMRQGLVEIARRHPSVARVDGFGLHWTVELHGPDWRDWYADTAVSPIASRVAAKAIEAGAIIGTSGEQTSLFLAPSFIISDAELDTLLSALDHGLALADAEYERDAA; encoded by the coding sequence ATGAGCAGACTTCTTCAAACCGGTCTCAATGCCGGCAAAGATCCGGTCATCAAGGTCGTCGATGGCGAGGGCGTGTACTTCATTCTGGCCGACGGCCGCCGTCTTATCGACGGCAGCAACACCGGCGGGCCACTCGGCCACAAGCATCCGGTGATGGTCGAAGCGATGATCAAGGCGGCATCGAATCCCGTCATCAACGAAGGGTGGTTCTGGGCGGAGCGCGAGGCAGCGGCCGAGGACCTGATCGATATCGCTTTTGGCGAGGAAAAGAGCTGGGTCGGCGCCGTTCGCTTCTTTCTGTCCGGAAGCGAGGCCAACGATCTTGCATTGACGTTCTCCCAGGCACTCACCGGCCGCACGGAGCTTGCCGCCCGGGAGCGCGCATATCATGGGATGGCCGGGCTTGCCCGGCAGATGACGGTGCAGCCCCATTGGCATGGCGGCTTGGCGATCCAGGGCGGTGGCAGCAAGCTGGTTCCGGCGCAGGTTCCCGTCCGGATCTTGCCCGGCCCGATCAATGCCAGGTATGGCGGCGTGGGGGATAACCGGCCGCTCGCCGAACGCTTGGCGGGTGCCGAGGAGGCGCTGGCCTCCGTGGCGGCGACGATTATCGACTACACGCAAGGGGGCATCTACTACGATCCGGACTATCAGGACTACGTGGCCAGGGCGGCACGGAAAGCGGGATCTCTCTGGATCGCCGACGAGGTCGTGACCGGCCTTGGCCGGAGTGGCCGATGGTTCGCCTTCCAGGGGGGCGAGACGCGACCGGATATCGTCACGCTCGGCAAGTGCCTTGCCGGCGGGTCCGCCCCAGCAGGAGCGGTCGTGATGTCGAAGGACATCGTCGACGAAATGAAGGACAAGAGCTGGCAGACCTACAGCACTTTCCGCGCCCATCCGAGCGCCGTCGCCGCAATACGCGCTTACCTCTCCGTCATGAAAGACGGTGCAATCATCCGCCGCGTCAAGACTCTCGAAGGGAAGATGCGGCAGGGCTTGGTCGAGATCGCACGCCGGCACCCGAGCGTGGCTCGCGTTGATGGCTTCGGCTTGCACTGGACTGTCGAGCTTCATGGCCCGGACTGGCGCGATTGGTACGCCGACACGGCCGTGTCCCCGATCGCGTCCCGCGTTGCCGCCAAAGCAATCGAGGCCGGTGCGATCATCGGCACCAGCGGCGAGCAGACATCGCTGTTCCTCGCGCCATCGTTCATCATCTCGGATGCCGAACTCGATACGCTGCTGTCAGCGCTTGACCATGGCTTAGCTCTGGCGGATGCCGAGTATGAACGCGACGCGGCTTGA
- a CDS encoding M20 family metallopeptidase yields the protein MNESIFAAIDRSLDVDRMVAACQEVVRTPSLSFEEGNVAAIYLRHLRELGLDTAEIDQNGNVIGVLRGEGNGPSLMVNGHIDHVPAGEMKDPFSGDLVDAGRWDEEGVAIYGRGTCDMKCNVMASAHAIAAIRKAGVKLRGDVVLVADVGEEVDSPLGVPSVIARGIRTDFGLNTESSRGRIHIGHRGKIDVEIIIHGRTSHASEPGNGVNAVFQAAPFLDELQRYAKTLKDDDVLGPATVTLISMKSTPDNGTAVVPDRCIIRVDRRYVRGESAESCERELRGILDNLATGNPGFRYELQVIVHYPMMWVEPGNPVVKAALRARQSVTGRQDTVASWRFGVNGTFMCAAGIPTVGLGPGNEKWAHTPDEHILVADLVEACGIWSRMIVDICETA from the coding sequence ATGAACGAGTCCATTTTTGCAGCCATAGACAGATCTTTAGATGTCGACCGCATGGTGGCGGCCTGTCAGGAAGTCGTAAGGACCCCCAGCCTTTCCTTTGAAGAAGGCAATGTTGCCGCGATCTATCTCCGGCATCTTCGGGAGCTGGGGTTAGATACCGCTGAAATCGATCAGAACGGCAACGTCATCGGTGTCCTGCGGGGGGAGGGTAATGGTCCGTCACTGATGGTAAACGGCCATATTGACCACGTCCCGGCGGGCGAGATGAAAGATCCGTTCAGCGGGGACCTTGTCGATGCCGGACGCTGGGACGAGGAAGGCGTCGCGATCTATGGACGCGGCACCTGCGACATGAAATGCAATGTCATGGCAAGTGCCCACGCCATCGCGGCCATCAGGAAAGCAGGCGTAAAGCTTCGCGGTGATGTGGTTTTGGTCGCGGATGTCGGCGAGGAAGTCGACTCGCCGCTGGGCGTTCCCTCCGTGATCGCGCGTGGCATCCGGACGGACTTCGGGTTGAACACGGAATCCAGCCGCGGCCGCATTCACATCGGCCATCGCGGCAAGATCGACGTCGAGATCATCATCCACGGGAGGACATCCCACGCCTCCGAACCGGGCAATGGCGTCAATGCGGTTTTCCAGGCGGCCCCGTTCCTCGACGAGCTGCAGCGGTACGCCAAAACCCTCAAGGACGATGATGTTCTCGGACCTGCTACAGTCACGCTGATCTCAATGAAATCCACGCCGGACAACGGCACCGCGGTCGTGCCCGATCGGTGCATCATCCGCGTCGACAGACGATATGTGCGCGGCGAGAGCGCCGAGAGCTGCGAGCGCGAGCTGCGTGGCATCCTCGATAACCTCGCCACCGGCAATCCCGGCTTCAGGTACGAGCTCCAAGTCATCGTTCACTATCCGATGATGTGGGTCGAACCGGGCAACCCGGTCGTCAAGGCCGCGCTTCGCGCGAGGCAGAGCGTCACGGGTCGGCAGGACACCGTCGCCTCATGGCGATTTGGCGTCAACGGCACGTTCATGTGCGCGGCGGGCATCCCGACCGTCGGCCTTGGCCCCGGCAACGAGAAGTGGGCGCATACGCCCGATGAGCACATCCTTGTCGCGGACCTTGTCGAGGCATGCGGCATCTGGAGCCGCATGATCGTCGACATCTGCGAGACCGCCTGA
- a CDS encoding 5-guanidino-2-oxopentanoate decarboxylase gives MRHTGGGELVTQLMGYGVDTVFGMPGVHTLAFFEPLARSTIRHIGARHEQGAAFMADGYARATGKPGVCLIISGPGVTNAATPIGQAYSDSIPVFAVTSVIARADMGLGRGMLHEITDQQAVTAPITGFSATALTGRQIGEHLVRAMTLFQAERPRPVHLSIPLDVLDEDVEPGPVRRRLPRPPGPNPADISAAAELIRAATRPVILAGGGCRNAGAPLRLLAEALQAPVVTTVAGKGVVPESHPLSLGSTLQRGRTRRLVEAEADLVIAIGTEISEPDLYVTADSEAASDAKPLTDATRLAISGKFIRIDINPATTVRDYVPDVAIVSDAALAAAALVEELNRDGGKVSSSWDTDFDAIRQRVRQDISALERQHVAVLDAVRAALPADALVYADMTQIAYTGCVYFPVDVPGTWHFPVGYGTLGYALPASIGGALGSPGRACVAIVGDGGLLFTVQEIAAAVEQKLPLPILLWDNDGLGEIADFMRARDIPEVSVRPLNPQFKALAESFGCLTAVPKSLKEVEIEIRRALSADRPTVIIIKQDSEYLR, from the coding sequence ATGAGGCACACAGGTGGTGGGGAACTCGTCACTCAGTTGATGGGCTATGGAGTCGACACCGTTTTCGGGATGCCGGGCGTTCATACCCTGGCCTTCTTCGAGCCACTCGCCCGCAGCACCATCCGCCACATCGGGGCAAGGCATGAACAGGGCGCCGCATTCATGGCTGATGGCTATGCGCGCGCCACAGGTAAACCGGGCGTTTGCCTCATCATCAGCGGGCCGGGCGTGACCAATGCTGCGACTCCGATCGGGCAGGCGTATTCGGACTCGATCCCGGTGTTCGCGGTCACGAGCGTAATCGCCCGCGCGGATATGGGTCTCGGACGCGGTATGCTGCACGAGATCACAGACCAACAGGCTGTCACCGCCCCCATCACCGGATTTAGCGCAACCGCACTGACCGGCAGGCAAATCGGCGAACATCTTGTGCGCGCCATGACGTTGTTCCAGGCCGAGCGGCCGCGCCCGGTCCACCTGTCGATCCCCCTCGACGTGCTCGACGAAGACGTCGAGCCCGGCCCAGTTCGCCGGCGTCTCCCCCGCCCGCCAGGCCCCAACCCGGCCGATATCAGCGCCGCCGCCGAACTGATCCGCGCCGCAACGCGTCCTGTCATTCTGGCCGGAGGCGGCTGCCGGAATGCCGGAGCACCGTTGCGCCTCCTCGCGGAAGCCTTGCAGGCGCCTGTCGTCACCACCGTCGCGGGGAAAGGCGTCGTTCCCGAATCGCATCCGCTCTCCCTCGGATCGACCTTGCAACGGGGAAGAACCCGCAGGCTCGTCGAGGCTGAAGCCGATCTGGTGATCGCGATCGGCACCGAGATTTCAGAACCGGATCTCTATGTGACGGCGGACAGTGAAGCTGCTTCGGACGCCAAGCCGCTGACGGATGCCACCCGACTGGCGATTTCCGGGAAATTCATCAGGATCGACATCAATCCCGCCACTACCGTCCGGGACTATGTTCCCGACGTTGCGATCGTATCAGATGCGGCGCTTGCCGCGGCGGCGTTGGTTGAAGAACTGAACCGGGATGGCGGCAAAGTCTCTTCTTCGTGGGATACCGATTTTGATGCCATCAGGCAGCGGGTCAGGCAGGACATATCAGCGCTGGAACGGCAGCACGTCGCGGTTCTCGATGCCGTCCGGGCGGCGCTGCCGGCGGATGCTCTCGTCTATGCGGACATGACTCAGATCGCCTATACGGGATGCGTCTATTTCCCTGTCGACGTGCCAGGCACATGGCATTTCCCCGTTGGGTACGGAACGCTCGGTTACGCCCTGCCGGCGTCGATCGGCGGTGCGCTGGGATCGCCCGGCCGCGCCTGCGTCGCCATTGTCGGCGACGGCGGCCTCCTTTTCACCGTCCAGGAGATCGCGGCGGCGGTGGAGCAGAAACTGCCGCTTCCCATCCTTCTCTGGGACAATGACGGCCTTGGCGAAATCGCCGATTTCATGCGGGCTCGTGATATTCCGGAGGTCAGTGTCCGCCCGCTCAATCCCCAATTCAAGGCGCTTGCTGAATCCTTCGGCTGCCTGACGGCAGTGCCCAAATCACTCAAGGAAGTCGAAATCGAAATCCGTCGAGCATTGTCTGCTGATCGCCCGACGGTCATCATCATCAAGCAGGATTCAGAATATCTGCGATGA
- a CDS encoding ABC transporter permease, with the protein MQRLEAGGVTLAMWTVAIVGFVYLLIPLVMIFPLSLETGSMLRFPPKNIGFHWFVAYLTDGSWMGATMVSLRVALFATIVATTVGVLASVGMHRQDIPGKNLFNIILVLPMMLPLVVVAISVYGVYASLGLVGTEFGIAMAHAVLCLPFVILNVNSALAALPRSYEEASLSLGASPITSLWLVTIPLIWRGIAAGAIFAFVISFDEVVIAMFLSSIDTTTLPKKMLDGIFFDLSPILAAISAVLIIFNIALALLGLALANKTRKRNA; encoded by the coding sequence ATGCAACGGCTTGAGGCGGGAGGGGTCACACTGGCGATGTGGACCGTCGCCATCGTAGGGTTCGTCTATCTGCTGATACCGCTGGTGATGATCTTTCCGTTATCGCTGGAAACCGGATCCATGCTCCGGTTCCCGCCGAAGAACATCGGGTTTCACTGGTTCGTTGCCTATCTCACCGACGGCAGTTGGATGGGTGCGACCATGGTTAGTCTTCGCGTCGCTTTGTTCGCAACGATCGTTGCGACGACAGTCGGGGTCCTGGCGTCCGTCGGCATGCACCGGCAGGACATCCCGGGGAAGAACCTGTTCAACATCATACTTGTGCTTCCCATGATGCTGCCCTTGGTCGTCGTCGCCATCTCCGTCTACGGCGTTTACGCGAGCCTCGGCTTGGTCGGAACGGAATTCGGCATCGCGATGGCACATGCCGTTCTCTGCCTTCCGTTCGTGATCCTCAACGTCAACTCGGCGCTGGCCGCGCTGCCTCGCTCGTATGAAGAAGCTTCGCTGAGCCTGGGGGCATCACCAATTACCTCACTGTGGCTCGTCACTATCCCATTGATCTGGCGGGGCATTGCAGCCGGCGCGATCTTCGCTTTCGTGATCTCGTTCGACGAAGTCGTAATCGCAATGTTCCTCAGCAGCATCGATACCACGACCCTGCCCAAGAAAATGCTCGACGGCATTTTCTTTGATCTCAGCCCCATCCTTGCGGCGATCTCCGCGGTCCTGATCATCTTCAATATCGCACTCGCTCTACTGGGTCTGGCGCTCGCAAACAAAACCAGGAAACGGAACGCCTGA
- the speB gene encoding agmatinase: MLDRNDFQPVDAAITPRFSDVATFLRTRRHDIVRGIDIGLCGVPFDLGLNYRSGPRQGPSGVREASRIIRRIHPVSGVRPYDLCTVADIGDAPINPLNKDVSIDQIQAYFKEIKDAGIRPIAVGGDHTIPTPILRALAADRPVGILHIDAHADVMDTMCGTKVNHATFMRRAYEENLIDPKRVVQLGLRGSRFGDDDVQFGYDKGYNIITLDEYEDMGRAAAIEKINSVIGDGPFYLSLDIDSIDPTYAPGTAVPEIGGLLPRDLQVIIRSLQGKDLIGADISEVAPVYDPTGITCVTAANMMFEILCIMAKGVEKTR, encoded by the coding sequence ATGCTTGACAGAAACGACTTTCAGCCCGTCGACGCGGCCATCACCCCACGCTTTTCCGACGTCGCGACGTTTCTGCGGACGCGTCGGCACGATATCGTTCGCGGAATCGACATCGGCTTGTGCGGCGTTCCTTTTGATCTTGGCCTGAACTATCGTTCGGGTCCCCGCCAAGGACCATCCGGCGTCCGCGAGGCGTCGCGCATCATCCGCCGCATCCATCCCGTGAGTGGTGTGCGGCCGTATGACCTGTGCACCGTCGCAGACATCGGCGACGCGCCGATCAATCCTCTGAACAAGGATGTTTCCATCGACCAGATCCAGGCGTATTTCAAGGAGATCAAGGATGCGGGCATTCGGCCGATCGCGGTCGGCGGCGACCACACCATCCCGACGCCGATCCTGCGGGCACTGGCCGCGGATCGGCCGGTCGGCATTCTCCACATCGACGCGCATGCCGACGTGATGGACACGATGTGCGGCACGAAGGTGAACCATGCCACCTTCATGCGCCGCGCCTACGAGGAGAACCTGATCGATCCCAAGCGTGTGGTGCAACTTGGCCTGCGCGGCAGCCGCTTCGGCGATGACGACGTCCAGTTCGGTTACGACAAGGGCTACAACATCATCACCCTGGACGAGTATGAAGATATGGGCCGCGCTGCCGCGATCGAGAAGATCAACAGCGTCATCGGCGACGGTCCCTTCTATCTCTCTCTCGACATCGACAGCATCGATCCCACATACGCGCCGGGTACGGCCGTGCCGGAAATCGGCGGCCTTCTTCCGCGCGATCTCCAGGTGATCATCCGGTCGCTTCAGGGCAAGGATCTTATAGGCGCCGACATCAGCGAAGTGGCGCCGGTCTACGATCCGACCGGCATTACCTGCGTCACCGCTGCAAACATGATGTTCGAAATACTCTGCATCATGGCCAAAGGCGTCGAGAAAACTCGCTAG